The following proteins are encoded in a genomic region of Mycolicibacterium rutilum:
- a CDS encoding aldehyde dehydrogenase family protein, which yields MNSAERTETSIDVGERAARRAEPRMLIDGELVAAASGEEFDNLSPATGRLLGTTAAAGRPDMDRAIAAARRAFDETDWATNRRLRVQCLDQLQSAIEAELEDLREELIAEVGCPAMTTASAQLDWPLADALRFPARLMLDFDWVRTLDGGGLFGERNVRTVVKEPVGVVAAITPSNFPIEVILNKLGPALATGNTVVLKPDPNTPWNATRLGRLIAEHTDIPPGVVNVVPTPSNDVAGLLGTDPRVDMISFTGSTAVGKLLMRQGAETMKRMFLELGGKSVSIVLDDAPPAAILGSAIGVCVHAGQACAATTRMLVHRSLFDDAVATVAAAYQAIPVGDPLDPETFVGPVISAAQKKRVLDAIDAARADGAEIVAGGGPVTGLPGHLEQGHYVAPTVVVGVDYSAAIAQQEVFGPVLVMLPFDDDDEAVRIANDSAYGLAGAVSSRSHERGMSIAGRIRAGAFGVNGGMYYGADAPFGGFKHSGVGRQCGVEGFEQYLESKTVAYRAPRTGATPRG from the coding sequence ATGAATTCAGCAGAACGGACCGAAACCAGCATCGACGTCGGCGAGCGAGCGGCGCGGCGCGCCGAACCGCGGATGCTCATCGACGGCGAACTCGTCGCAGCGGCGTCGGGTGAAGAGTTCGACAATCTGAGCCCGGCCACCGGGCGCCTGCTCGGCACCACCGCCGCGGCCGGTCGACCGGACATGGACCGCGCCATCGCCGCGGCCCGGCGCGCGTTCGACGAAACCGACTGGGCCACCAATCGGCGGCTGCGTGTGCAGTGCCTCGACCAACTGCAGTCCGCGATCGAGGCCGAGTTGGAGGATCTGCGTGAAGAGCTGATCGCCGAGGTCGGCTGCCCCGCGATGACCACCGCGTCGGCACAACTGGATTGGCCGCTCGCCGATGCGCTGCGGTTCCCGGCCCGGCTGATGCTCGACTTCGACTGGGTTCGCACCCTCGACGGCGGCGGGCTGTTCGGCGAGCGCAACGTGCGCACCGTCGTCAAGGAACCGGTCGGCGTCGTCGCGGCGATCACGCCGTCCAACTTCCCGATCGAGGTCATCCTCAACAAGCTCGGGCCCGCGCTGGCCACCGGCAACACGGTCGTGCTCAAACCCGATCCGAACACACCGTGGAACGCGACCCGGCTCGGCCGCCTCATCGCCGAGCACACCGACATCCCGCCCGGGGTCGTCAACGTCGTGCCCACCCCCTCCAACGACGTCGCCGGCTTGCTCGGCACCGACCCGCGCGTCGACATGATCTCGTTCACCGGGTCGACGGCCGTCGGCAAGCTGTTGATGCGGCAGGGCGCCGAGACGATGAAGCGGATGTTCCTGGAGTTGGGCGGCAAGTCGGTCTCGATCGTGCTGGACGACGCACCACCGGCGGCGATCCTGGGTTCGGCGATCGGGGTGTGTGTGCACGCCGGTCAGGCATGCGCGGCCACGACCCGCATGTTGGTGCACCGGTCGCTGTTCGACGACGCGGTCGCCACCGTGGCCGCCGCTTATCAGGCAATCCCCGTCGGCGACCCGCTCGACCCGGAAACCTTTGTGGGGCCGGTGATCAGCGCGGCGCAGAAGAAGCGGGTGCTCGACGCCATCGACGCAGCGCGCGCCGACGGCGCCGAGATCGTCGCGGGCGGCGGACCGGTCACCGGGCTGCCGGGGCATCTGGAGCAGGGTCATTATGTCGCGCCGACGGTCGTCGTCGGTGTCGACTACAGCGCGGCCATAGCCCAACAGGAGGTGTTCGGCCCCGTGCTGGTGATGTTGCCGTTCGACGATGACGACGAGGCGGTGCGCATCGCCAACGACAGCGCCTACGGGCTCGCCGGGGCGGTGTCCTCGCGCTCGCACGAGCGGGGGATGAGCATCGCCGGGCGGATCCGTGCCGGCGCCTTCGGGGTCAACGGCGGCATGTACTACGGCGCCGACGCACCGTTCGGCGGGTTCAAGCACAGCGGTGTCGGAAGACAGTGCGGCGTCGAAGGTTTCGAGCAGTACCTGGAGTCCAAGACGGTGGCCTACCGGGCGCCGAGGACGGGCGCTACGCCGCGCGGATGA
- a CDS encoding TetR/AcrR family transcriptional regulator, translated as MAKPGSRQRRDRGSISAEEILEGALEVAREVSIENLSMPQLARHLGVGVTSIYWYFRRKDDLLDAMTDRALERFEFTVPTISAANWRESLRDHALTMRRRFRADPILCDLVLIRGQYGHRAMHHALQKLGQPIGALVEAGLSVDQAAETYGAISVHIRGSVVLERLQERTEGFPAQRDDGGRYIAFADDIDFGYILDSILDHAEDIIRAA; from the coding sequence GTGGCCAAACCCGGTAGCCGCCAGCGCCGCGACCGCGGTTCGATCAGTGCCGAGGAGATACTCGAGGGCGCACTGGAAGTGGCGCGGGAGGTTTCGATCGAGAACCTGAGCATGCCGCAACTGGCCCGGCATCTCGGGGTCGGCGTGACCAGCATCTACTGGTACTTCCGCCGCAAGGACGATCTGCTCGACGCGATGACCGACCGGGCGCTGGAGCGGTTCGAGTTCACCGTGCCGACCATCTCCGCGGCGAACTGGCGAGAGTCGTTGCGCGATCACGCCCTGACCATGCGTCGGAGGTTCCGCGCGGATCCGATCCTGTGCGATCTGGTGTTGATCCGCGGGCAGTACGGCCACCGCGCGATGCACCATGCGCTGCAGAAATTGGGGCAGCCGATCGGGGCGCTGGTCGAGGCAGGACTCAGCGTCGATCAGGCCGCCGAGACCTACGGCGCGATCTCGGTGCACATCCGGGGTTCGGTGGTTCTCGAGCGCCTGCAGGAACGCACCGAGGGTTTCCCGGCTCAGCGCGACGACGGCGGCCGCTACATCGCGTTCGCCGACGACATCGACTTCGGCTACATCCTCGACAGCATCCTCGACCACGCCGAGGACATCATCCGCGCGGCGTAG
- a CDS encoding acyl-CoA dehydrogenase family protein: protein MDFSRIELSAEDQAFLEESRAFLSDIVTEDVLRRDRETGDNFDEGVHLALGRAGYLEREWKPESEGGFNRVRRRIWELEKRRAHVPWVTFGTTAMIARSVDKFGSPELKAEVMPRVYSGEVRLCLGYTEPEGGSDVATCKTRAVRDGDGWIINGSKMFTTGAHNCQYVFLITNTDPDAPKHKSLTMFLVPLDSPGIEIQGIRTVDGDRTNIVYYTDVRVDDKYRLGEVNDGWTVVREPLNAEHGAVEAAADGLQDVAIMMHQANNMAAAVDRAAAKLSEPDPSGRRPIDDGAVAYRLGRSVARMEASFATPNIFGRVALAQTMRDISPDLMDIHGTAASLPLGADRAADDGAAEYVFRFAPLVGIYGGTLEVFRNMIAQYVLGLGKPAYAPPARKAS, encoded by the coding sequence ATGGATTTCTCACGGATCGAGCTCTCCGCCGAGGATCAGGCGTTCCTCGAGGAGTCGCGCGCGTTCTTGTCCGACATCGTCACCGAGGACGTGCTGCGCCGCGACCGCGAGACCGGCGACAACTTCGACGAGGGTGTGCATCTGGCGCTCGGCAGGGCGGGCTACCTGGAGCGCGAGTGGAAACCCGAGTCCGAGGGCGGGTTCAACCGGGTCCGTCGCCGCATCTGGGAACTGGAGAAGCGCCGCGCGCACGTGCCGTGGGTGACGTTCGGCACCACCGCGATGATCGCCCGGTCGGTGGACAAGTTCGGCTCACCGGAACTGAAGGCCGAGGTGATGCCGCGGGTGTACAGCGGCGAGGTGCGGCTGTGCCTGGGCTACACCGAACCCGAGGGCGGCTCCGACGTCGCGACTTGCAAGACCAGGGCTGTGCGCGACGGCGACGGCTGGATTATCAACGGCTCCAAGATGTTCACCACCGGCGCGCACAACTGCCAGTACGTCTTCCTGATCACCAACACCGACCCCGACGCGCCGAAACACAAGAGCCTGACCATGTTCCTGGTGCCGCTCGACTCACCGGGCATCGAGATCCAGGGCATCCGGACCGTCGACGGCGACCGGACCAACATCGTCTACTACACCGACGTGCGGGTCGACGACAAATACCGCCTCGGCGAGGTCAACGACGGCTGGACGGTGGTGCGCGAACCGCTCAACGCCGAGCACGGCGCGGTCGAGGCCGCCGCCGACGGGCTGCAGGACGTCGCGATCATGATGCACCAGGCCAACAACATGGCCGCCGCGGTGGACCGGGCCGCCGCGAAGCTCAGCGAGCCGGACCCCAGCGGCCGCCGGCCGATCGACGACGGCGCGGTGGCCTACCGCCTGGGCCGCAGCGTCGCGCGGATGGAGGCGTCGTTCGCCACGCCGAACATCTTCGGCCGCGTCGCGCTGGCGCAGACGATGCGCGACATCTCGCCGGACCTGATGGACATTCACGGCACGGCGGCCTCGCTGCCACTGGGCGCCGACCGGGCCGCCGACGACGGCGCCGCCGAGTACGTGTTCCGGTTCGCGCCGCTGGTCGGGATCTACGGCGGCACCCTCGAGGTGTTCCGCAACATGATCGCGCAGTACGTGCTGGGCCTCGGAAAACCGGCCTACGCCCCACCGGCGAGGAAAGCGTCCTAG
- a CDS encoding alpha/beta fold hydrolase gives MPTITTTDGVEIFYKDWGSGQPIVFSHGWPLSADDWDTQMLFFLQHGYRVIAHDRRGHGRSAQVADGHDMDHYADDLAAVVEHLDLHDTVHIGHSTGGGEVAHYLARHGQQRAAKAVLISAVPPLMVQTDANPGGLPKEVFDDLQAQLAANRSEFYRSLAAGPFYGFNRPGAEPSEAIIENWWRQGMMGGAKAHYDGIVAFSQTDFTEDLKKITIPVLVMHGDDDQIVPYEDSAPLSAKLLPHGTLKTYAGYPHGAFVTHHDVINADLLEFLRS, from the coding sequence ATGCCCACGATCACCACCACCGACGGTGTCGAGATCTTCTACAAGGACTGGGGGTCGGGCCAGCCGATCGTGTTCAGCCACGGGTGGCCGCTGTCGGCTGACGACTGGGACACCCAGATGCTGTTCTTCCTGCAGCACGGGTACCGCGTGATCGCCCACGACCGACGCGGGCACGGCCGTTCCGCGCAGGTCGCCGACGGCCACGACATGGACCACTACGCCGACGATCTCGCGGCCGTCGTCGAACACCTCGATCTGCACGACACGGTGCACATCGGCCATTCGACCGGCGGCGGTGAGGTCGCGCACTACCTGGCGCGGCACGGCCAGCAGCGAGCGGCCAAGGCGGTGCTGATCAGCGCGGTGCCACCGCTGATGGTCCAGACCGACGCGAACCCGGGCGGCCTGCCCAAGGAGGTGTTCGACGACCTGCAGGCGCAATTGGCAGCCAACCGCTCGGAGTTCTATCGCTCGCTGGCCGCCGGCCCGTTCTACGGATTCAACCGTCCCGGTGCCGAGCCGTCGGAGGCCATCATCGAGAACTGGTGGCGCCAGGGCATGATGGGCGGCGCGAAGGCGCACTACGACGGAATCGTCGCGTTCTCGCAGACCGATTTCACCGAGGACCTCAAGAAGATCACCATCCCGGTGCTGGTGATGCACGGCGACGACGACCAAATCGTGCCGTACGAGGACTCCGCACCACTGTCGGCGAAGCTCCTACCCCACGGCACGTTGAAGACCTACGCCGGTTATCCGCACGGCGCGTTCGTCACCCACCACGACGTCATCAACGCCGACCTGCTGGAGTTCCTGCGATCCTGA
- a CDS encoding molybdopterin-containing oxidoreductase family protein: protein MIATVEDGRLMALRPDKDHPLSAGFACQKGIAFTEVVNDPDRVTRPLRRGPAGFEEVTWDEAMADIAGRLSAILRRHGSGAVGWYMGNPGAFSYAHTFAALLFLKGLGRHGHYFTASSQDTNSRLIASQLLYGVPTSVPIPDLTRTDLLVMMGANPVVSHGSFLTAPRIKDRMADIVKRGGRVVIVDPRRSETAAAFEWLGIVPDTDSLLLLSLLNVMFAEGLVDVAAIRVRADGVDWLRSLFGPFAPESTAASTGIDADSVRALARDLVNTPRAAVYGRLGTCVGSHGTLTTYLIDAVNLVAGNLDVPGGSVFSTMNTVGQRWQNVAMGAVMRRSYRRKRSRISGTPYAIGSEPAALMAKEITTSGDRRIRAMFVSAGNPVLSVPNGEELEAAFGELELSVALDFYVTETSAQCDYILPVTTMYERDDFPYTFQGFQATPFRQATEAVLAPVGEARGEWDIVAELAGRLARSVPAFAAFAGVRKVLGLLGFEASPRTMIDALVRMSEGGDKFGLRRGGLTLRRLTEKHPHGVVVAPHIRTGVLREAVGYLSRRVRLAHPGIAAEVDKLARRAVPDGYPLRMIGLREPRSENSWMHNSPMLMRGDRRQHALMHVDDAAERTITDGDEVRITSPHGAITVPVVTTKDLVAGVVAVPHGWGHKGTGSWRLANRAGGANVNQLTSSDPGDVEALSGMAWLTGVPIRVERA, encoded by the coding sequence ATGATCGCGACGGTCGAGGACGGCCGCCTAATGGCCCTGCGGCCCGACAAGGACCACCCGCTGTCGGCCGGTTTCGCCTGTCAGAAGGGCATCGCGTTCACCGAGGTGGTCAACGATCCGGACCGGGTCACGCGGCCGCTGCGCCGCGGGCCGGCCGGCTTCGAAGAGGTGACGTGGGACGAGGCGATGGCCGACATCGCAGGCCGGCTCTCGGCGATCCTGCGCCGCCACGGCTCCGGCGCCGTCGGGTGGTACATGGGCAACCCCGGGGCGTTCAGCTATGCGCACACCTTCGCGGCGCTGCTGTTCCTGAAGGGCCTCGGCCGCCACGGCCATTACTTCACCGCATCGTCGCAGGACACCAACAGCAGGCTCATCGCCAGCCAGCTGCTCTACGGCGTGCCGACGTCGGTGCCGATCCCGGATCTGACGCGAACCGACCTGCTGGTCATGATGGGCGCGAATCCCGTTGTGTCACACGGCAGCTTCCTCACCGCGCCGCGGATCAAGGACCGCATGGCCGACATCGTCAAGCGTGGCGGTCGCGTGGTGATCGTCGACCCACGGCGGTCCGAGACCGCGGCGGCGTTCGAATGGCTCGGCATCGTCCCCGACACCGACTCGTTGTTGTTGCTCTCGCTGCTGAACGTCATGTTCGCCGAGGGACTGGTCGACGTGGCCGCGATTCGCGTGAGAGCCGACGGCGTCGACTGGCTGCGCTCCCTGTTTGGGCCGTTCGCTCCCGAGTCGACGGCCGCTTCGACCGGGATCGATGCGGACAGCGTGCGGGCGCTGGCGCGCGACCTGGTCAACACGCCGCGGGCGGCGGTTTACGGCAGGCTCGGCACGTGCGTCGGCAGCCACGGCACGCTGACCACGTACCTGATCGACGCGGTGAACCTGGTGGCGGGCAACCTCGATGTGCCGGGTGGTTCGGTGTTCAGCACGATGAACACCGTCGGCCAACGCTGGCAGAACGTCGCGATGGGCGCCGTCATGCGGCGGTCCTATCGGCGCAAGCGCTCGCGGATCAGCGGGACGCCTTATGCGATCGGTTCCGAGCCCGCGGCGCTGATGGCCAAGGAGATCACGACATCAGGCGACCGCCGGATCCGCGCGATGTTCGTCTCGGCGGGCAATCCCGTGCTGTCGGTGCCCAACGGCGAGGAACTCGAGGCGGCGTTCGGCGAACTGGAACTGTCGGTCGCGCTCGACTTCTACGTCACCGAGACGAGCGCGCAGTGCGACTACATCCTGCCCGTCACCACGATGTACGAACGCGACGATTTCCCGTACACGTTCCAGGGGTTCCAGGCCACGCCGTTCCGGCAGGCGACCGAAGCCGTCCTCGCGCCGGTGGGCGAGGCGCGAGGGGAGTGGGACATCGTCGCGGAGCTGGCCGGGCGACTCGCGCGGAGCGTGCCGGCCTTCGCGGCGTTCGCGGGCGTGCGAAAGGTATTAGGGCTGTTGGGTTTCGAGGCGTCGCCGCGGACCATGATCGACGCGCTCGTGCGAATGTCGGAGGGCGGTGACAAGTTCGGGCTACGCCGCGGCGGGCTGACGCTGCGACGGCTGACCGAGAAGCATCCGCACGGCGTCGTTGTCGCACCGCATATCCGCACCGGTGTGCTGCGCGAGGCGGTGGGTTACCTGTCGCGTCGAGTGCGGCTGGCCCATCCCGGGATCGCCGCCGAGGTCGACAAGCTGGCGAGGCGTGCGGTGCCCGACGGTTATCCGCTGCGAATGATCGGTCTGCGGGAACCGCGCTCGGAGAACTCGTGGATGCACAACTCGCCGATGCTGATGCGTGGCGACCGGCGCCAGCACGCGCTGATGCACGTCGACGACGCGGCCGAGCGGACCATCACCGACGGCGACGAGGTCCGGATCACGTCGCCGCACGGCGCAATCACCGTCCCGGTGGTGACGACGAAAGACTTGGTGGCCGGCGTCGTCGCGGTGCCACACGGCTGGGGACACAAGGGAACCGGCAGTTGGCGGCTGGCCAACCGCGCCGGCGGCGCCAACGTCAACCAACTGACGTCCAGCGACCCCGGCGATGTCGAGGCGCTGTCGGGCATGGCGTGGCTGACCGGGGTGCCCATCCGCGTCGAGCGCGCCTGA
- a CDS encoding NAD-dependent epimerase/dehydratase family protein encodes MTDLPRRALVMGASGFVGSHVTRKLAERGDDVRVYLRKSSSTVGIDDLDVERCYGDLYDEDALRAAMADRDVVYYCVVDTRFHLRDPAPLFETNVNCLRRVLDVAVTAGLHRFVFCSTIGTIALGDGRGPVTEDMPFDWGDKGGPYIESRRQAEDLVLSYARDRGLPAVAMCVSNPYGPGDWQPHQGLMVQYAAFGKVPVYINGVCTEVVGIEDVAEAFLLAAEHGRTGERYIISETYMPMRDMLTTAATAVGAKPPRIGIPLPVVYAAVWVAERVARLLGREMPMNTNGVRLLHIMAPADHSKATRELGWHPRPTTESLERAARFYIDQAKKAATR; translated from the coding sequence ATGACCGATCTACCGCGGCGCGCACTGGTGATGGGGGCGAGCGGTTTCGTCGGCTCCCACGTCACCCGCAAGCTCGCCGAGCGCGGCGACGACGTGCGGGTGTACCTGCGCAAGAGCAGTTCGACCGTCGGCATCGACGACCTCGACGTCGAACGCTGCTACGGCGACCTCTACGACGAAGACGCGCTTCGCGCGGCGATGGCCGACCGCGATGTCGTCTATTACTGCGTCGTCGACACCCGCTTCCACCTGCGCGACCCGGCGCCGCTGTTCGAGACCAACGTCAACTGCCTGCGGCGCGTCCTCGACGTCGCGGTGACGGCGGGCCTGCACCGGTTCGTGTTCTGCAGCACGATCGGCACGATCGCGCTGGGCGACGGCCGCGGACCGGTCACCGAGGACATGCCGTTCGACTGGGGAGACAAAGGCGGCCCCTACATCGAATCCCGTCGTCAGGCCGAGGATCTGGTGTTGTCCTATGCGCGGGACCGTGGCCTGCCCGCCGTGGCGATGTGCGTGTCGAACCCGTACGGGCCCGGCGACTGGCAGCCGCATCAGGGCCTGATGGTGCAGTACGCGGCGTTCGGCAAGGTCCCGGTGTACATCAACGGGGTGTGCACCGAGGTCGTCGGCATCGAAGACGTCGCCGAGGCGTTCCTGCTGGCCGCCGAGCACGGTCGGACCGGCGAACGCTACATCATCTCCGAGACCTACATGCCGATGCGCGACATGCTGACCACCGCGGCGACGGCCGTCGGGGCCAAGCCGCCGCGTATCGGAATACCGCTGCCCGTCGTCTATGCGGCGGTCTGGGTGGCCGAGCGGGTCGCGCGGTTGCTCGGCCGCGAAATGCCGATGAACACCAACGGTGTTCGGCTGCTGCACATCATGGCCCCTGCCGACCACAGCAAGGCGACCCGCGAACTCGGCTGGCACCCGCGGCCGACCACCGAGTCCCTCGAGCGCGCGGCGCGGTTCTACATCGACCAGGCGAAGAAAGCGGCCACCCGATGA
- a CDS encoding nuclear transport factor 2 family protein, whose product MTEADLVEIEAIKQLKARYCRLLDTKDWSAWRTLFADDFVSDTTQAGGKRIEGADEFVAFTRKSLRDQATVHQVHAPEIELTSATAARGVWALEDVVRFGPGVNLRGYGHYHETYEKIDGQWRFASSTLTRLREEIFNGLVAVYISDRLRRVMLKASARAMK is encoded by the coding sequence ATGACCGAAGCGGACCTCGTCGAGATCGAGGCGATCAAACAACTGAAGGCGCGCTACTGCCGGCTGCTCGACACCAAGGACTGGTCGGCGTGGCGGACACTGTTCGCCGACGACTTCGTCAGCGACACCACGCAAGCCGGCGGCAAGCGCATCGAGGGCGCCGACGAGTTCGTCGCGTTCACCCGCAAGAGCCTGCGCGACCAGGCCACGGTGCACCAGGTGCACGCCCCGGAGATCGAGCTGACCTCGGCCACGGCTGCGCGGGGTGTGTGGGCGCTCGAGGACGTCGTGCGCTTCGGCCCCGGCGTCAACCTGCGCGGGTACGGTCACTACCACGAGACCTACGAGAAGATCGACGGTCAGTGGCGCTTCGCGAGTTCGACGCTGACCCGGTTGCGCGAGGAGATCTTCAACGGCCTTGTCGCGGTGTACATCTCCGATCGGTTGCGCAGGGTCATGTTGAAGGCATCCGCGCGTGCCATGAAGTGA
- a CDS encoding CaiB/BaiF CoA transferase family protein: protein MEGVRVLEVAQFTFVPAAGAILADWGADVIKVEHPARGDTQRGFINMGGFQLDPNRHPLIEHPNRGKRSIGIDVSTPEGQEVLYEIAKTADVFLTNYLPAQRQKNRFDVEHIRAANPDIIYARGSAYGDKGPERDTGGFDGTAFWTRSGVGHALTPEEIGGALSQGIPAFGDSIGGMNIAGGISAALFHRMRTGEAVEIDVSLLSTAWWAGGASMTQGMETGETIRSLMPDAAGPSVNPFMANYLSSDGGTINLCIVSPTGYIRDAFEHLELPELADDPRFSDVMPLIENAAAAAELIREKIRSKPFEYWRQRLKTMKGQWAPFQSFLDLTTDEQALANDMVVEVEAADGGAPFKVVRGPVQFNHEPLQTTRAPQAGEHTELVLMDIGMDWDRIEALKEKGAIA from the coding sequence ATGGAGGGCGTGCGCGTCCTCGAGGTCGCACAGTTCACGTTCGTCCCGGCGGCGGGGGCGATCCTCGCCGACTGGGGCGCCGACGTCATCAAGGTCGAGCATCCGGCGCGCGGCGACACCCAGCGCGGCTTCATCAACATGGGCGGCTTCCAGCTCGACCCCAACCGGCACCCGCTGATCGAGCATCCCAACCGCGGTAAACGCAGCATCGGCATCGACGTCTCGACACCCGAGGGGCAGGAGGTGCTCTACGAGATCGCCAAGACGGCGGACGTGTTCCTGACCAATTACCTGCCCGCACAACGCCAGAAGAACAGATTCGACGTCGAACACATCCGCGCGGCGAACCCGGACATCATCTACGCACGCGGCAGCGCGTACGGCGACAAGGGACCCGAGCGCGACACCGGCGGATTCGACGGCACTGCGTTCTGGACCCGCAGCGGCGTCGGCCATGCGCTGACCCCGGAGGAGATCGGCGGGGCACTGTCGCAGGGCATTCCGGCGTTCGGCGACTCGATCGGCGGCATGAACATCGCCGGCGGGATCTCGGCCGCGTTGTTCCACCGGATGCGCACCGGCGAGGCGGTCGAGATCGACGTGTCACTGCTCAGCACCGCGTGGTGGGCCGGCGGGGCCAGCATGACCCAGGGCATGGAGACCGGCGAGACCATTCGCTCGCTGATGCCGGACGCGGCGGGCCCGAGCGTGAACCCGTTCATGGCCAACTATCTGTCCTCCGACGGCGGCACGATCAACTTGTGCATCGTCAGCCCGACCGGATACATCCGCGACGCGTTCGAACATCTGGAACTGCCCGAACTCGCCGACGACCCGCGGTTCTCCGACGTCATGCCGTTGATCGAAAATGCCGCGGCGGCAGCGGAATTGATTCGCGAGAAGATCCGCAGCAAGCCGTTCGAGTACTGGCGTCAGCGGCTGAAGACGATGAAGGGTCAGTGGGCGCCGTTCCAGAGCTTCCTCGATCTGACCACCGACGAGCAGGCGCTCGCCAACGACATGGTCGTCGAGGTGGAGGCCGCCGATGGGGGTGCGCCGTTCAAGGTGGTTCGCGGGCCGGTGCAGTTCAACCACGAGCCGCTGCAGACGACACGCGCGCCACAGGCCGGCGAGCACACCGAGCTGGTGCTGATGGACATCGGCATGGACTGGGATCGCATCGAGGCGCTCAAGGAAAAAGGCGCCATCGCGTAG
- a CDS encoding thiolase family protein, translating into MHDVAIIGVGLHPFGRFEGKSAMEMGVDAIFAAVADAGVEWHDIQFATGGSWTVANPDAIVGMVGLSGISFTNVFNACATAASAAKACADGIRLGDYDIGIAIGLDKHPRGAFTEDPALVGMPRWYAENGQYLTTQFFGMKANRYLHEHGISQQTLAKVAAKNFRNGALNPNAFRRKPIPEDQILNSTMLNYPLTQYMFCAPDEGAAAVVMCRADIAERYTSKPVYLRAVEVRTRKYGAYEVNTTFAPVEEDVAPTVYAAKAAFEKAGVAPQDVDVIQLQDTDAGAEIIHMAECGFCADGDQEKLLADGATEITGSLPINTDGGLIANGEPIGASGLRQIHELVRQLRGEAGDRQVPGEPKVGFAQLYGAPGTAAATILTR; encoded by the coding sequence ATGCACGACGTGGCGATCATCGGTGTCGGACTACACCCCTTCGGCCGCTTCGAGGGCAAGTCCGCGATGGAGATGGGCGTCGACGCGATCTTCGCCGCCGTCGCCGACGCGGGGGTGGAGTGGCACGACATCCAGTTCGCCACCGGAGGCAGCTGGACCGTCGCCAACCCCGACGCGATCGTCGGCATGGTCGGGCTGTCCGGCATCTCGTTCACCAACGTGTTCAACGCGTGTGCGACCGCGGCCAGTGCCGCCAAGGCGTGCGCAGACGGAATCCGTCTGGGCGACTACGACATCGGCATCGCGATCGGGCTGGACAAGCATCCCCGCGGCGCCTTCACCGAGGACCCAGCCCTGGTCGGCATGCCGCGGTGGTACGCCGAGAACGGCCAGTACCTGACCACCCAGTTCTTCGGGATGAAGGCCAACCGCTATCTGCACGAACACGGCATCTCGCAGCAGACGCTCGCCAAGGTCGCCGCGAAGAACTTCCGCAACGGCGCGCTGAACCCGAACGCGTTCCGCCGCAAGCCGATTCCCGAGGACCAGATCCTCAACTCCACGATGCTGAACTATCCGCTGACGCAGTACATGTTCTGCGCTCCCGACGAGGGCGCGGCCGCCGTGGTGATGTGCCGCGCCGACATCGCCGAGCGCTACACCTCCAAACCCGTCTACCTGCGGGCGGTGGAGGTCCGCACCCGCAAATACGGCGCCTACGAGGTGAACACGACGTTCGCGCCCGTCGAGGAGGACGTCGCGCCCACCGTCTACGCGGCAAAGGCGGCATTCGAAAAGGCCGGTGTGGCACCGCAAGACGTCGATGTCATCCAGCTGCAGGACACCGACGCCGGCGCCGAGATCATCCACATGGCCGAATGCGGATTCTGCGCCGACGGCGACCAGGAGAAGCTGCTCGCCGACGGAGCCACCGAGATCACCGGCTCGCTGCCGATCAACACCGACGGCGGCCTGATCGCCAACGGCGAGCCGATCGGCGCATCGGGCCTGCGCCAGATCCACGAGCTGGTGCGTCAGCTGCGCGGCGAGGCCGGCGATCGGCAGGTGCCCGGCGAGCCGAAGGTCGGCTTCGCCCAGCTCTACGGCGCGCCCGGCACCGCGGCCGCGACGATCCTGACCAGGTGA